The nucleotide window TCACAGGACAAAAAAATAAGAATAAATAAAGAAATTCTTTAGAATTGGTGAGTGAATGTGGTGCAGAAGGGAAACCCTTTCAGCGGGCCTTTAAGGCCAAGGCCGGTAAGAGAGGCTTTCAGCCGCAGAGCAAACCACCAGTTCACACTGGTGGTTTTGATTTGCATATATTCATGAAAAAGTGGACAGCGGCGAACTTTTTTATAATAAATGGATATTAAACTAAATTATGGAATGTTATGATAGTCGTAAGTATACATTGGGAGAGATTTTTTTAGTGAAAAACTAAAAGTCTTAGGCAGTTTTTATCGACCGGGAAGGTACTCTGGGTGGAAGTGATTTCGTCACTTTTCCGGGAGAATTTACATTGTTTCCGGGTGTTGAAGAATCTATTAAGCAATTGAAAAAGCGCGGGATCTTAGTCTGTTCGTTCACGAACCAGCCGGGAGTGGCTGACGAAGAAGCTTCTGCTGAAAGCTTTGACAGTGAATTGAAGGCATTTGGTTTTGATAGGGTTTACCTTTGTCCTCATCGTCATGGTGAAGGCTGCGAATGCAGGAAACCTGGTATTGGTATGTTGAAAAGGGCAGCGGAAGAAAACGGGCTGGATTTAAGAAATTGTGTCGTCATCGGTGATCGATGGACAGATCTACTCGCTTCTGATGAAGCAGGTTGCATGAAAATCCTGGTGAAAACTGGCAGCGGCAACCAGGCTTTCGAAAATTACCGTAACAAGGAGTACAAAGGACGCTGGGCTGAGGTGCAGCCTGACTATATTGCAGAGGATCTAAACGATGCGATCAACTGGCTTACTGTGGAGGAGTGAGGAAATGACAATCATCATTACCATCATGTTATTTGCATTTATGTTTGATTTTACGAAGCTGAGACAACAAAATGAGAAAATGATCGAGCAGAATGATAAGATAATCTCTTTGCTTGAAGAGCAAGTGAATAGAGGCAAGGAGTGAAGGGAGCTAAAAGATGGTTATGGCTGATCATCCCTGCAATCATCTTTGGTTTTTATTTAAGCAGATGGGTCGGAATGGCGAAATCCTTTCAAGATGAATTTAATGAGCGAACAGGTGAAAATTCAAGCTTTTACGTGATTGCCAAATCATTTGTCAACCAGAACTTTGACAGTGAATTGGAAAAAGAGTATAAAGCTGCAGGTATGAACAAGCAGTATAAACATGTTTCCATTTACTATCAGGAAGAGAACAAAGAACTGATTCCCTTGACAATCGAAACGCTGAAATTGGCTGAAGAGAAATCAGGGGAACTTTTTGACAGATATGAAAACGTTCCTATCGATATGATTTTTATGAAAAAAGAAGATATTGTACAGATTTCTAAAATTGATGATGTCTCAGGTTATTATTCTCAGTTTGAGAAGGTCCTTGTTGTAAATGCTGACACAGAATATGTTGAAGGGATTTTACAGGGGCATGAAACACCACTGTATTTTTTTCAAAAATCGATTTTGCACGAGTATGCACATTACGCCACTTTCATTAAAATAACTGAAGCGGAAACCTATGGTGGACTTTTTCCGACCTGGTTCCTGGAAGGGATAGCTGAGTATGTTGCAAACGACAAAACAGAAGTTGACATCGGTTTAATTCCATACGAAACACAGCCCCTTGAGGAAATCAGCTGGGACGATGATTTTCATGAAGTTCGTCATGCTGGCATCTCAGAACCCTATTTGCAAAGTTATTATACTGTGAATTACCTGATCCAAGAATATGGGATAAATGTGGTGAATGAATTGATGTATAAAACAAAAGAAACAGAGGATTTCTATGTTGCGCTGGAACAGTTGACAGGGAAGCCGGTAGCTGTATTCGAAAAGGATGTATTTGACTATTATCAAAGATTGGATAGCGTCAGATGAGAACAGAGGAGGAAAGTCCATGTTAAGCAAACAGGGCTTTGATTTATGGGCGAATGGCTATGATAAGACCGTGCAGGTAAGCGAGGAAAGTGGAGTCTACCCATTCGCCGGGTATAGGGCTATTTTAAATGCCATTTTTAAAAAAGTGATGGGGAAAGAAAATGCGAGGGTTTTAGATATCGGTTTTGGTACAGGAGTTTTGACATCCAAGCTGTATGACCATGGACATCAGATCGATGGAATAGATTTTTCATCACGGATGATTGCACTCGCTCAACCCAAGATGCCGAAGGCCAACTTGATCGAATGGGATATTACAAACGGACTGCCTGAAGATATTAAGGCAAAGAAGTATGATTACATTGTCAGTACATATGCATTGCATCATTTAACCGACGAGGAAAAAAGACAGTTTATTAGAATATTATTGCCAATGCTTGAGGAGAAAGGAAAAATCTTGATTGGGGACATCGCTTTTGATACTAGACAAGAGCTAGAAACCTGCAGACATGACAGTATTGATTTCTGGGACGAAGATGAATTTTACTTTGTTTTTGATGAATTGCAATCTATGTTGAAAGAGGAATGCAAGTTGGAATTTCAGGCGATGTCCCACTGTGGCGGTGTCATTATAATTACTAGAACATAATAAAATGTACTTAGCACTGCCCGATTGGGTAGTGCTATTTACCGTGAGAGGGCAAGAACATGAGGAGTTTTCTTTATAGCGTTGAAGATGGACAAAAGGAGTGAGAATCAGAGGAAAAGTGTCCGTCACTGCCATGATGACGGACAGAAAGGGTGAGAACCAGAGGAAAAGTGTCCAACATAGCCTTTATGACTGACAAAAAGAGCGAGAACAAGAGGAAAAGTTTCTCTTATAGCAGAGATTAACGGACACAATTTAGAATTACTAGCAGTTAATTTCTATATTAAATATGGGAAAAAGAAGGAAATGCTAAGCCGCTGTCGAATCTTGTTTAACTAGTTAATTTTTACCTATTGGAGGTTGTCATGGGATATATCGAGGATTTGCGGAAGGTGATTGGCCACCAGCCGCTTATTTTAGTGGGAACAGCAGTGGCAGTGATCAACGAAAATGGAGAGTTTTTATTGCAGAAACGTCACGACGGACAGTGGGGTGTTCCAGGAGGTTTTCTTGAATTAGGGGAGTCGACAGAGGATGCAGGCAGACGTGAAGTGTTCGAAGAAACTGGGCTCGAAATAGGGAGACTAGAACTGGTTGGAGTTTTCTCGGGTAAGGAGCACTATGTAAAGCTGCCAAACGGGGATGAGTTTTATTCGGTAACAGTTGCGTATATGACTAGGGATATTAAAGGTGGAGAATTGAAAGCAGATGGAGTGGAAACGGAAGAGACCCGCTTTTTTCATGTGAATGATTTGCCAGAGAAGCTGAATCCGATGATTAAGAATCTTATGAAGCAATTTACATTAGCAGTCTAGGGTCATGCAGCAAAAAGTAAAAAGAAAATTAGTCAGTTTATATACTGGTGAACTCTTTGCGGTTTTTACCTTTGCAATCATTTGGAGCATATATATCCAGCTTTTTGAATGGTCGATTCCATACTTAGGAGCATTCTCTTCCATTTATGCCTTTGGATTGCTGGAGTTTATCTTGATGCAGGGAATTTATTACTGGTATTTGAAGCTGCAACAGTTGAAACAGGGCAATTTGTCCAGGCTGCCGGCTAAAAAGCTTAAGTTATTTTCCTTATTTAAAAAGATGAATGCATTTTTCATATTTATAGGTTTGTTTATATTGGCCTATTTGATGATTCGCAATCAGTTGGAGCGGTATTGGTTTCTTTTTCTATATCTGTTTGCTGCCATTGAATATATTAATTACTATTGCATCCGCCTTTCCTATCAGACGTTAGAGGAACTGAAGGAATTGAAGCGGCAAAAAGGGTTTCGCAGATCCAGTCTGGCAAGAGAATTGGACAGCTTTTACAAGGGGGAGGAACAGTGATGGACGCTACATTTTACATGGAAAAGACGGTTTTTAATTATCGTGTCGCAGCTGTGATGATAGTTAACAACCATATACTCATACATAGGCAGGCAGACGATGAACACTGGGCATTGCCAGGTGGCAGGGTCACGGTAATGGAAGATTCACAAACCAGTATTGTAAGAGAAGTAAAGGAAGAATTGGGAATAGACGTCAAAGTGGATCGGCTGTTATGGTTTACCGAAAACTTCTTTGACTACAAACATAGAGATTTTCATGAAATTGGCTTGTATTATCATGTATCACCATTGGAAGGCAGCTTCGATTTTCAAGCAGATGCGTTCTTTGGGGAAGAAGGAGAACGATTAGTTTACCAATGGGTGCCAATCAGCCAACTTGCAAAGATAAAGCTGTACCCCGAGTTTATCAGAACCTCTCTTCATGCAGTGCCTGAAACTCCTCAGCATTTGATTGTAAAGCAGTATAGTATCAGGGCTGGAAAGTGAACGCGGTCCGGGGTTGTTGAAAAGGAATGGAGGTGGCAAAATGGAATTCTATAATTTTAAAAAGGACATTGGAGCGGCCATCACAAAATTTGATTCGGACTTTGTGATGTCAAGGATTGTAAGGACAGTGAACGCAACCCATATTGGGTTTATGTATCTAGATGAGAATGGGATCATCGGTTTTCATCAGGCAACCATGCCGCAGCTATTGCTGGTGGTAAGCGGCTCCGGCATTGTTCGCGGAGAATCGGAAGAATACTTTAAAGTAGAGCCTGGCACTGCAGTATTCTGGCAAAAAGGCGAGTGGCATGAAACAAAGACAGACAAGGGTTTAACTGCAGTGGTCATAGAAAGCGAAGAGTTGAATCCGGCCTCTTATATGGCAAAGGTGGAAAGCTGATTTCTGGCATGAATGTAGAGAGAAGTTTTTACGGGAAAATGGACTGTGTCTTTTTATCTATTATAAAAATAGGCGGTAGGAAGGTTAGAAATAATTCAAACCTTCCAGCCGTTTTATATTAGAACAAATATGTGAGGGCGGATGGATTTAAACTACTATTTTCAAAGCTTCTAAAACTTTTGAAACATGCAGGTCATCTTTCATGGATTCCAGTGAGTGCCACCGTACTTCACTTAATGTTTGGCTCTCGCCATACTCTGGGTCACATCCGAGCATAGGTTCTTGATCGTTCAGCTGGCGGACAAGGAAACACCGCTCTTCACCACCGCTGTATTGACCGGTGAAAAGATAATCCACTACCTCTACATCCAAATTCACTTCTTCTTTCACTTCTCGAACGACCGCATCTTCAAACGTTTCACCGGCCTCTAAACCACCGCCTGGAAGTGTCTAGAACTCTCCATCAGAGTAGACATGCTTGGTCATAAGGATTTTAGTTTCTTTAATGATAGCAGCGAAAGCTATTGGTCTAGTCAATAGGTAGCACCTCTTTAGATTATTTTTACATAATTTTACCATATTTAAGGGTGGAGGTTCTCTATAAAAGGTCAATTCAGAAACTAGTTAAAAAAAAAACGACTCTTTCGGACAAACTGGAGCGTCCAAGAGTGAGAAGTGTCCGATAGAAAGGCTCTAAAGGACAAATCGAACCGTGCAACGTGGAAAAGAGTCCGATAAACAGACTCTATCAGGCTAACGGGAACGTGCATGAGCGAAAAAATGTCCGATAGAATCTAACAACGCTGTCATACCAAACAAAACCAGTGAAGAAAGAATATTCAATACGGGATTGGATAGAAAGGAGCGAGGCAGATGTCTTTAGCAATGAACAAACCTGAGATAACGATTATCGGTGCTGGTATTGGAGGCTTATCTGCCGCGATTGCCTTGCAGCAAAAGGGATTGATGGTAAAAGTCTTTGAGAAAGGTACAGAACTGAAAGAAACTGGTGCAGGCATTGTGCTGGCAGCCAATGCGATTAAGGCATTGGAAAAGTTAGGGCTTGCCAATCAAGTGCGTCAAGCGGGTTCACCGGTCAAGAAGGCGGAAATTAGAACCTCTGATGGCAGGCTCATTGTGAACATGCCGGTCCATAAACAGGCCGAACGGTATGGGACTTATAGTTATTTGATTTACCGGCCGGATTTGCAAAGGATTTTATATGAAAAATTAACACCTGATAGCGTTGTGTTTGGGAAAAAGTTTTCAGGGCTGAATCATGAGGGGAAGAAAGTCACCAGTTTTTTTGAGAATGATGAGATGGATATTGCAGATCTTTTTATCGGAGCGGATGGAGTTCACTCGAAAGTGAGAGAGGAAATTGTTAAGGATTCTCCTTTGCGTTATTCAGGCTACACCGCTTTCAGGGGGATATCTTATTTTGAGGATGATCGTTTCCCAGTGGAGCTCGGTGGAGGCTTTGAAGCTTGGGGAAGGGGTAAAAGGTTTGGTTTTTCTCATTTAGGAAAAGGTCGCGTGTTTTGGTTCGCAGCGGTGAACATGCCAGAAGGGACTCTAATAACGACAGAAAAGATTAAAAGCGTTGTTCTACAGCATTTTAAGGGTTGGTGGGGTCCTATAGAAGCAGTCATTGAATCAACTGAAGAATCGAAAATCCTTGTACATAAGATTTTTGACAGAAAGCCAGTTGATGATTGGCATAAGGGAAGAGCTGTACTTTTGGGAGATGCAGCACATCCGATGCTTCCGAATCTCGGTCAGGGTGGAGCCCAGGCGATGGAGGATGCGCTAGTCCTTACAAATTGTCTAGAACAATATCCAAGGGAAATTGAAAAAGCACTGAACCAATATGAACAATTGAGGAGTTCCCGTACTAAAAAAATTGTTCAAAGCTCCAGGATGATGGCCAGAATGATGCAACTCGAAAATTCGGCCGCGATTAGATTACGAAATCTCCTGCTAAGAAGTACACCAGACGAAATGAAAATCAAAAGGCTGGACTGGGTTCTTGGATATGAGGTTCAAAATTGGAATTGAATCATAAAAGACAAAGGAGGAAATAAAAGTGATTTTTGAAATGACGTATCAGGTGCGAGTAACAGATTTTGAAGAAGGTTTGCGCTGGTATAAAAATTTACTTAATAAAGAGCCGGATTTTACCCCTCATAGTGGGTTTGCTGAATGGGAGTTGATTCCCGGAGCGTGGCTTCAGGTAGCGGAAGGGAAACCTGCGGAAGGGTGCGGCCCATTGCGTTTGGGAGTAAGGTCGCTTGAGGGTGAACGATCTCGATTAGTCAGGGAACTAGATGTTGAGCTATTTGAGATTTACGAGAGAGAAGAAGTTCCTGTCAAGTGGGCGACTTTTTCCGATCCTTGGGGAAATGAGATTGGTTTCTTTGAATATATTGATGAGAGGGAAATGCATAAAAGAATAACGGCCATTTTAGGGAGTA belongs to Mesobacillus sp. AQ2 and includes:
- a CDS encoding VOC family protein; this translates as MIFEMTYQVRVTDFEEGLRWYKNLLNKEPDFTPHSGFAEWELIPGAWLQVAEGKPAEGCGPLRLGVRSLEGERSRLVRELDVELFEIYEREEVPVKWATFSDPWGNEIGFFEYIDEREMHKRITAILGSKK
- a CDS encoding NUDIX hydrolase; the encoded protein is MDATFYMEKTVFNYRVAAVMIVNNHILIHRQADDEHWALPGGRVTVMEDSQTSIVREVKEELGIDVKVDRLLWFTENFFDYKHRDFHEIGLYYHVSPLEGSFDFQADAFFGEEGERLVYQWVPISQLAKIKLYPEFIRTSLHAVPETPQHLIVKQYSIRAGK
- a CDS encoding class I SAM-dependent methyltransferase — translated: MLSKQGFDLWANGYDKTVQVSEESGVYPFAGYRAILNAIFKKVMGKENARVLDIGFGTGVLTSKLYDHGHQIDGIDFSSRMIALAQPKMPKANLIEWDITNGLPEDIKAKKYDYIVSTYALHHLTDEEKRQFIRILLPMLEEKGKILIGDIAFDTRQELETCRHDSIDFWDEDEFYFVFDELQSMLKEECKLEFQAMSHCGGVIIITRT
- a CDS encoding cupin domain-containing protein, producing the protein MEFYNFKKDIGAAITKFDSDFVMSRIVRTVNATHIGFMYLDENGIIGFHQATMPQLLLVVSGSGIVRGESEEYFKVEPGTAVFWQKGEWHETKTDKGLTAVVIESEELNPASYMAKVES
- a CDS encoding NUDIX hydrolase, with amino-acid sequence MGYIEDLRKVIGHQPLILVGTAVAVINENGEFLLQKRHDGQWGVPGGFLELGESTEDAGRREVFEETGLEIGRLELVGVFSGKEHYVKLPNGDEFYSVTVAYMTRDIKGGELKADGVETEETRFFHVNDLPEKLNPMIKNLMKQFTLAV
- a CDS encoding HAD-IIIA family hydrolase, with protein sequence MDREGTLGGSDFVTFPGEFTLFPGVEESIKQLKKRGILVCSFTNQPGVADEEASAESFDSELKAFGFDRVYLCPHRHGEGCECRKPGIGMLKRAAEENGLDLRNCVVIGDRWTDLLASDEAGCMKILVKTGSGNQAFENYRNKEYKGRWAEVQPDYIAEDLNDAINWLTVEE
- a CDS encoding FAD-dependent monooxygenase, translated to MSLAMNKPEITIIGAGIGGLSAAIALQQKGLMVKVFEKGTELKETGAGIVLAANAIKALEKLGLANQVRQAGSPVKKAEIRTSDGRLIVNMPVHKQAERYGTYSYLIYRPDLQRILYEKLTPDSVVFGKKFSGLNHEGKKVTSFFENDEMDIADLFIGADGVHSKVREEIVKDSPLRYSGYTAFRGISYFEDDRFPVELGGGFEAWGRGKRFGFSHLGKGRVFWFAAVNMPEGTLITTEKIKSVVLQHFKGWWGPIEAVIESTEESKILVHKIFDRKPVDDWHKGRAVLLGDAAHPMLPNLGQGGAQAMEDALVLTNCLEQYPREIEKALNQYEQLRSSRTKKIVQSSRMMARMMQLENSAAIRLRNLLLRSTPDEMKIKRLDWVLGYEVQNWN